Proteins from a genomic interval of Haemophilus parainfluenzae T3T1:
- a CDS encoding MarR family winged helix-turn-helix transcriptional regulator has translation MNNFNLLGKHISEIDEVLETWIEQKFSLNYNHFAVLYCLAGAENGQCTQKQICDEWYMPKQTVFNICKEFREKGWIEFYPSSTDKRERIMQLTNAGKLQAKPVYSATTEMFENAFNIFGKQKSSQLFALMSEFSQICRDVMNK, from the coding sequence ATGAATAATTTTAATTTGCTTGGTAAACACATTTCAGAAATTGATGAGGTGCTGGAAACATGGATTGAGCAGAAATTTTCACTTAATTACAATCATTTTGCAGTGCTTTATTGTTTAGCGGGAGCTGAAAATGGACAATGCACGCAAAAGCAAATTTGTGATGAATGGTATATGCCAAAACAAACCGTGTTTAATATTTGTAAAGAATTTCGAGAAAAAGGCTGGATTGAATTTTATCCGAGTTCAACAGATAAACGTGAAAGGATTATGCAATTAACAAATGCAGGTAAATTGCAAGCAAAACCGGTTTATAGCGCGACGACAGAAATGTTTGAGAACGCATTTAATATATTTGGAAAGCAGAAATCTTCTCAACTTTTTGCATTAATGTCTGAATTTTCCCAAATCTGTCGAGATGTAATGAATAAATAA
- a CDS encoding ABC transporter six-transmembrane domain-containing protein, which translates to MQFSKLLDYIFMTKITSNAIENIKSIAKNNKKRLFFTFSLVTLENIFFITYPVFGGFAVNAIMNGDVLLSLSYSLLVLIIWGIGAARRAVDTRSFARIYAELAVPVIINQREKGLNTSAITARVALSRQFVDFFEQHLPTLIMSSFSIIGAAIMLLWLEFWSGITACLILVFFGLLLPKYSKTNDLLYLKLNDRLEKEVNVIEQKSNYHLNKHYDWLAHLRIRLSNREASGYLWIGIASAILFGVTVVNLATTKGVQAGHIYAVITYLWTFAISLDDAPRLLEQFSNLKDIGKRVEV; encoded by the coding sequence ATGCAATTTAGTAAATTATTGGACTATATCTTTATGACTAAAATAACTTCAAATGCGATAGAAAATATTAAATCAATCGCCAAAAACAACAAAAAACGACTTTTCTTCACTTTCAGCTTGGTCACATTAGAGAACATTTTCTTTATTACTTATCCCGTTTTTGGGGGCTTTGCTGTTAATGCAATAATGAATGGAGATGTCTTGCTTTCACTTAGCTATTCCCTTTTAGTTCTTATTATTTGGGGAATTGGTGCAGCTCGCCGTGCAGTAGATACTCGTAGTTTTGCTCGTATTTATGCAGAGCTTGCTGTGCCGGTTATCATTAACCAACGAGAGAAAGGATTAAATACCTCAGCAATTACTGCTCGTGTAGCATTATCACGTCAATTCGTGGACTTTTTTGAACAACATCTACCAACATTAATTATGTCGAGTTTTTCCATCATTGGTGCGGCTATAATGCTATTGTGGCTAGAATTTTGGTCAGGCATAACGGCTTGTCTAATATTGGTATTTTTTGGTCTTTTATTACCTAAATACTCAAAAACAAATGATTTGCTTTATTTAAAGCTTAACGATCGGTTAGAAAAAGAAGTCAACGTAATTGAACAAAAAAGTAATTATCACTTAAATAAACATTATGACTGGCTTGCTCATTTACGTATCCGTTTATCTAATCGTGAAGCAAGCGGTTATTTATGGATTGGCATCGCATCAGCTATTTTATTTGGCGTCACTGTCGTCAATTTAGCTACAACTAAAGGAGTGCAAGCTGGGCATATTTATGCAGTGATTACTTATCTTTGGACATTTGCGATTAGCCTTGATGATGCACCTCGATTACTCGAGCAATTTTCTAATTTGAAAGATATAGGAAAACGAGTTGAGGTTTAA
- a CDS encoding HI1450 family dsDNA-mimic protein: MTTDIQKLDPDAAIDLAYDIFLEMAGENLDPADIMLFNLQFEDRGAVEFVETADDWEQEIGVLIDPEAFAEVWVGLVNEKDEMDDVFAKFLISHREEDREFHVIWKK, encoded by the coding sequence ATGACAACTGATATTCAAAAACTCGATCCAGATGCAGCGATTGATCTTGCTTATGATATTTTCTTAGAGATGGCAGGCGAAAATCTCGATCCCGCTGATATTATGCTATTCAATCTGCAATTTGAAGATCGTGGTGCAGTCGAGTTTGTCGAAACTGCCGATGATTGGGAACAAGAAATTGGGGTGTTAATCGATCCTGAGGCTTTTGCTGAAGTTTGGGTCGGATTAGTAAATGAGAAAGATGAAATGGATGATGTGTTTGCGAAATTCTTAATTTCACACCGAGAAGAAGATCGTGAATTCCACGTTATTTGGAAAAAATAG
- the hypE gene encoding hydrogenase expression/formation protein HypE, with protein sequence MTDFITMAHGNGGATMQELIRDYFVEAFDNPILSQGEDQARIALQELNALGGTLSFSTDSFVIDPIFFPGGDIGKLAVCGTANDVAVCGAVPKYLSCGFILEEGLPLETLKKLIQSMAKACHSAGIQVVTGDTKVVQKGAIDKVFINTAGIGVIPNGLDWGVHRIQPGDQIIVSGTLGDHGATILNLRENLGIQTDLRSDCAVLAPLIDCIRPIEGVKAVRDATRGGVNAVLHEFAQAQKVGIQIDETVLPIRQEVRGICELLGLDALNFANEGKLVIVADKEKTAEILTALRRHPLGENATVIGEVTTDGKVRAVGLFGQSRLLDLPRNEPLPRIC encoded by the coding sequence ATGACTGATTTTATTACAATGGCACACGGAAATGGTGGTGCCACAATGCAAGAGTTGATCCGCGATTATTTTGTCGAGGCATTTGATAATCCAATACTTTCACAAGGCGAAGATCAGGCTCGTATTGCTTTACAAGAGTTAAATGCTTTAGGTGGAACATTGTCATTTTCTACCGATAGTTTTGTGATTGATCCGATTTTTTTCCCTGGTGGCGACATTGGTAAACTCGCCGTATGTGGTACCGCTAACGATGTAGCGGTGTGCGGTGCCGTACCTAAATATTTATCCTGTGGCTTTATTTTAGAAGAAGGCTTACCACTAGAAACCTTAAAAAAATTGATCCAGTCTATGGCAAAAGCCTGCCATTCAGCTGGTATTCAAGTGGTAACAGGCGATACCAAAGTAGTACAAAAAGGCGCAATAGATAAAGTGTTTATCAATACAGCAGGTATTGGTGTGATACCAAATGGACTCGACTGGGGCGTGCATCGCATTCAACCAGGTGATCAGATAATCGTGAGTGGTACTTTAGGTGATCATGGTGCAACCATTTTGAATTTACGCGAAAATCTTGGTATTCAAACGGATTTACGCAGTGATTGTGCTGTGCTTGCACCGCTCATTGATTGTATTCGTCCGATTGAAGGGGTGAAAGCTGTACGCGATGCGACCCGTGGTGGTGTGAATGCGGTACTTCACGAATTTGCACAGGCACAAAAAGTAGGGATTCAAATTGATGAAACGGTATTACCAATTCGTCAGGAAGTACGTGGTATTTGCGAATTACTCGGTTTGGATGCATTAAATTTTGCTAATGAAGGCAAATTGGTGATTGTGGCGGACAAAGAAAAAACAGCTGAAATTCTGACCGCACTTCGTCGTCATCCATTAGGTGAAAATGCGACCGTAATCGGCGAGGTAACGACTGACGGCAAAGTTCGTGCAGTTGGTCTTTTCGGTCAAAGTCGTTTATTAGACTTACCACGCAACGAACCTTTACCACGCATTTGTTAA
- the hypD gene encoding hydrogenase formation protein HypD, which yields MQFVDEFRDPELAKSLLQRLQKIMENQPHFTPENPLYLMEVCGGHTHTIFKFGLDRLLPKSIEFIHGPGCPVCVLPMGRIDVCIEIARRPEVIFCTFGDAMRVRGRLGSLLEAKAQGADVRIVYSPLDALNIASNNPDKKVVFFSLGFETTMPSAAITLQQAKKQQVKNFFVVCQNITIIPTLHSLLSQGQVKIDGFLAPGHVSMVIGSEPYQELCDTYHKPFVITGFEPLDILQAILMLVTQIVEKRCEVENQYKRIVHQHGNELAQQAISEVFRLKANSEWRGLGEIAESGVELTDDYQCFDAEAHFACQPHQVADDPDSRCGDVLIGKCKPADCPLFAKKCNPDNAYGALMVSSEGACAAYYQYRRE from the coding sequence ATGCAGTTTGTTGATGAATTTCGTGATCCTGAACTGGCTAAAAGTCTGTTGCAGCGGTTACAAAAAATAATGGAAAACCAACCGCACTTTACGCCAGAAAATCCGTTATATCTGATGGAGGTCTGTGGCGGACATACTCATACCATTTTTAAATTTGGGCTGGATCGCTTATTACCCAAAAGTATTGAATTTATTCACGGTCCAGGCTGCCCTGTGTGTGTATTACCGATGGGGCGAATTGATGTATGTATTGAGATTGCTCGTCGTCCAGAAGTCATTTTCTGTACTTTCGGTGATGCCATGCGAGTACGCGGACGTTTAGGCTCATTATTAGAAGCCAAAGCACAGGGCGCAGATGTTCGTATCGTTTATTCGCCGCTCGATGCATTGAATATCGCATCAAATAATCCAGATAAAAAAGTCGTGTTCTTTTCACTCGGTTTTGAAACAACCATGCCGAGTGCTGCAATTACCTTGCAACAAGCGAAAAAACAGCAGGTAAAAAACTTTTTTGTGGTATGTCAAAATATCACTATCATCCCAACATTACACAGCTTATTGTCACAAGGACAAGTCAAAATTGACGGCTTTCTTGCACCAGGTCATGTAAGCATGGTGATTGGTTCTGAACCTTATCAGGAATTGTGTGATACCTACCATAAGCCTTTTGTAATCACTGGTTTTGAGCCTTTAGATATCCTACAAGCAATTTTAATGTTGGTGACACAGATTGTTGAAAAACGCTGTGAAGTGGAAAATCAATATAAACGTATCGTACACCAACATGGCAATGAGTTAGCACAACAGGCAATCAGTGAAGTGTTCCGCTTGAAAGCCAACAGTGAATGGCGTGGATTAGGCGAAATTGCAGAATCTGGAGTAGAACTAACAGATGATTATCAATGCTTTGACGCAGAAGCGCATTTTGCTTGTCAGCCACACCAAGTTGCTGATGATCCTGATTCTCGCTGCGGTGATGTCCTGATCGGAAAATGTAAGCCGGCGGATTGCCCATTATTTGCTAAAAAATGTAATCCTGACAATGCTTATGGTGCATTGATGGTGTCTTCCGAAGGGGCATGTGCGGCCTATTATCAATATAGACGGGAATAA
- the hypB gene encoding hydrogenase nickel incorporation protein HypB: protein MCTTCGCGHPDQVRIGELPHVHNDSNAQHATKLPNFSHSSFRMPDSPQQDETQQRLLKVEQDILGANNQLADMNRRFFANQHILALNLVSSPGSGKTTLLTTTLNALKNDYPCYVIEGDQQTENDADRIRQTGVPAIQVNTGKGCHLDAQMIGNALVKLQPQENSLMFIENVGNLVCPSEFDLGEHAKVVILSVTEGEDKPLKYPHMFAASKLMILNKVDLLPYLNFDVEKCIAYAKQVNPTIEVIQLSSQSGEGLQQWLDWLKAQER, encoded by the coding sequence ATGTGTACAACCTGTGGCTGTGGCCATCCAGACCAAGTCAGAATCGGTGAATTACCGCATGTTCATAATGATTCCAACGCGCAACATGCAACAAAACTACCTAATTTTTCTCACTCCTCCTTCCGCATGCCAGACTCTCCACAACAAGATGAAACTCAGCAACGATTACTGAAAGTAGAACAAGATATTCTTGGCGCCAACAATCAATTAGCCGATATGAATCGTCGCTTTTTCGCGAATCAACATATTTTGGCACTTAATCTTGTTTCAAGTCCAGGTTCAGGCAAAACAACTTTGTTGACGACCACATTAAATGCATTAAAAAATGACTATCCTTGCTATGTGATCGAGGGCGATCAACAAACAGAAAACGATGCGGATCGTATTCGTCAAACCGGTGTGCCGGCGATTCAAGTTAATACAGGCAAAGGTTGTCACTTAGATGCACAAATGATAGGTAATGCATTGGTGAAATTGCAGCCACAGGAAAATAGTCTGATGTTTATTGAAAATGTCGGAAACCTAGTTTGTCCGTCAGAATTTGATTTGGGTGAGCATGCTAAAGTGGTGATTTTATCCGTGACAGAAGGTGAAGATAAACCGCTAAAATATCCACATATGTTTGCGGCTTCGAAGTTAATGATTTTAAACAAAGTAGATTTACTGCCGTATTTAAATTTCGATGTGGAAAAATGTATTGCTTATGCGAAACAAGTGAATCCAACAATTGAGGTTATCCAGTTGTCTTCTCAAAGTGGAGAAGGGTTACAGCAATGGCTAGACTGGTTAAAAGCGCAAGAACGATAG
- the hypA gene encoding hydrogenase maturation nickel metallochaperone HypA — protein sequence MHEMSLCQNMMEIIEQQQKKHDIHEVTDIWLEIGALSCVEQSAVEFCFEIMRKDTVAENCQLHFIHLPAIAWCWQCQKEVEIEAYQDCCPHCHSACLQRRSGTEFRVKEIAVK from the coding sequence ATGCACGAAATGTCCCTCTGTCAGAACATGATGGAAATTATTGAACAGCAACAGAAAAAGCATGACATCCATGAAGTGACAGATATCTGGCTAGAAATTGGGGCACTGTCTTGTGTCGAGCAAAGTGCGGTTGAATTTTGCTTTGAAATTATGCGTAAAGATACCGTTGCTGAAAATTGCCAGTTACATTTTATTCATTTGCCTGCGATTGCTTGGTGTTGGCAATGTCAAAAGGAAGTAGAGATTGAGGCCTATCAGGATTGCTGTCCACATTGTCATAGTGCATGTTTACAACGTCGAAGCGGCACAGAATTTAGAGTGAAAGAAATCGCCGTAAAATAG